A single Kitasatospora kifunensis DNA region contains:
- a CDS encoding IS5 family transposase (programmed frameshift): MSRGEITDAAWARIEPLLPQRDGAGRPWRDHRQVVNGVLWRLRTGAPWRDLPERYGPWQTVYRRFAQWEKDGTWTALLQEVQVRNDAVGTVEWTVSIDSTAARAHQHAAGARKKGNRPEDESDDPAAVARREALGRSRGGLTTKIHLAVDGRGLPLSIVLSTGNAADCTMLPAVLDAIRVPRPGAGRPRTRPDRVVADKAYSSRKIRDLLRRRRIKATIPERRDQIAGRARRGLRGGRPPAFDKTAYKGRNVVERCFAKLKQFRAVATRFDKLANRYRAGVVLASLILWLRAEEQ; the protein is encoded by the exons GTGAGTCGAGGAGAGATAACCGATGCTGCGTGGGCTCGGATAGAGCCGTTGTTGCCGCAGCGGGACGGCGCCGGGCGTCCCTGGCGGGATCATCGCCAGGTGGTCAACGGGGTGCTGTGGCGACTGCGTACGGGTGCCCCGTGGCGTGATCTGCCCGAACGATACGGCCCGTGGCAGACCGTCTACCGGCGCTTCGCTCAATGGGAGAAGGACGGCACCTGGACTGCACTCCTGCAGGAGGTCCAGGTCCGCAACGACGCGGTGGGGACCGTGGAGTGGACGGTCTCGATCGACTCCACCGCTGCGAGGGCTCACCAGCACGCGGCCGGGGCCCGCAAAAAGGGGA ATCGGCCCGAGGACGAATCGGATGATCCGGCAGCAGTTGCGCGCCGCGAGGCGCTTGGCAGGTCCCGGGGCGGGCTGACCACCAAGATCCACCTGGCGGTCGACGGCCGGGGCCTGCCGCTGTCGATCGTATTGAGCACGGGCAACGCGGCCGACTGCACGATGCTGCCCGCCGTCCTGGACGCCATCCGCGTCCCGCGTCCCGGGGCCGGGCGACCAAGGACCAGACCCGACCGGGTCGTGGCCGACAAGGCCTACTCCTCCCGGAAGATCCGCGACCTGCTGCGGCGCCGACGGATCAAGGCGACCATCCCCGAACGCCGGGACCAGATCGCAGGCCGCGCCCGTCGCGGCCTGCGCGGCGGGCGACCGCCGGCCTTCGACAAGACCGCCTACAAAGGGCGGAACGTCGTCGAGCGGTGCTTCGCCAAGCTGAAGCAATTCCGGGCAGTGGCAACCAGGTTCGACAAGCTGGCCAACCGCTACCGGGCCGGCGTCGTCCTCGCCTCACTGATCCTGTGGCTGCGAGCCGAGGAGCAATGA